A window of the Apium graveolens cultivar Ventura unplaced genomic scaffold, ASM990537v1 ctg3158, whole genome shotgun sequence genome harbors these coding sequences:
- the LOC141700979 gene encoding uncharacterized protein LOC141700979 encodes MPSKLWGEAARHAVYIINRLPTQALSGKTPYEVWTEKKPDLGTDVIFEEVKGWSWDAQKEAQDQRGPFIVLGTQSTEERDITNGEDPSTQRIDSMDSMDGYHTDSAISNEFQSNTMSPRDTSVETEPRKFRSLSAVYDETEETELADELMLLGVEEPTNYREATIEKAWKEAMIMEIDAIDKNNTWKLVELPVDYRAIGLKCIYKLKRDSSGQ; translated from the exons ATGCCATCAAAACTATGGGGTGAAGCTGCTCGACATGCTGTTTATATAATCAACCGATTGCCAACACAAGCTCTATCCGGAAAGACTCCTTACGAAGTGTGGACTGAAAAGAAACCAGACCTTGG TACGGATGTAATCTTTGAAGAGGTAAAAGGCTGGTCATGGGATGCTCAAAAGGAGGCACAAGATCAACGAGGACCATTTATTGTTCTCGGAACTCAGAGTACTGAAGAAAGAGACATAACAAATGGGGAGGATCCATCTACACAAAGAATTGACAGTATGGACAGCATGGATGGGTACCACACAGATTCTGCAATATCGAATGAGTTTCAGTCAAATACGATGTCACCAAGAGATACAAGTGTTGAAACTGAGCCCCGGAAATTTCGCTCATTAAGCGCAGTGTATGATGAAACTGAGGAGACTGAACTTGCAGATGAATTGATGTTATTAGGTGTGGAAGAACCAACTAATTATAGAGAGGCAACAATAGAGAAAGCATGGAAGGAAGCTATGATAATGGAGATTGACGCTATCGACAAAAACAATACCTGGAAACTTGTAGAATTACCAGTAGATTACAGAGCGATAGGATTAAAATGTATATACAAGTTAAAGCGTGATTCCAGTGGTCAG